In one Actinomyces trachealis genomic region, the following are encoded:
- the pth gene encoding aminoacyl-tRNA hydrolase, translating to MSDPWLIVGLGNPEARYAKNRHNVGYMVIDVLAGRAGSRFTRHKARAELAEVRLGMLPGGAPGPRVLLAKPASFMNLAGGPVKALAQFYGVDPAARLLVIHDELDLPAHELRLKRGGGEGGHNGLRSISSAFDTRDYMRLRVGIGRPPGRQDPADYVLSDFPVRERDALGVTLEQAADAVERVVTLGFEAAQQQLHTA from the coding sequence ATGAGTGACCCCTGGCTCATTGTGGGGCTGGGGAACCCGGAGGCCCGGTACGCCAAAAACCGCCACAACGTCGGCTACATGGTCATCGACGTGCTTGCGGGGCGTGCCGGGTCTCGGTTTACCCGCCACAAGGCCCGCGCCGAGCTCGCTGAGGTGCGGCTGGGCATGTTGCCTGGGGGAGCGCCCGGCCCTCGGGTGCTGCTGGCCAAACCCGCCTCCTTCATGAACCTGGCCGGTGGGCCAGTCAAGGCGCTGGCGCAGTTCTACGGCGTGGACCCGGCTGCGCGTTTGCTGGTCATCCATGACGAACTGGACCTGCCCGCCCACGAGCTGCGGCTCAAGCGCGGTGGCGGCGAAGGCGGGCACAACGGCCTGCGTTCTATCTCCTCCGCTTTTGATACGCGCGACTACATGCGGTTGCGGGTCGGGATTGGGCGCCCGCCAGGCCGCCAGGATCCCGCCGACTACGTGCTCTCTGACTTTCCGGTGCGGGAGCGCGACGCGCTGGGCGTGACCTTGGAGCAGGCGGCTGACGCCGTCGAGAGGGTTGTGACCTTGGGGTTTGAGGCGGCGCAGCAGCAGTTGCACACGGCTTGA
- a CDS encoding 50S ribosomal protein L25/general stress protein Ctc, with amino-acid sequence MAHDAIKLTAQDRTNYGKGASRQARRDGLVPAVVYGHGSEPRHVLLPAHATALALRGNENALIELDIDGEKLLTLTKAVQRHPIRPGVQHVDFLLVNRNERVEVEVPVTVIGEAEPGTIHMIESAHLAVSAPAVAIPEVVEVDVTGVAGGTMITVADLKLPEGVEALADAETGVVNVADENAVTAEAPEAAAEAPAAEAE; translated from the coding sequence ATGGCTCACGACGCCATCAAGCTCACCGCCCAGGACCGCACCAACTACGGCAAGGGAGCCTCCCGCCAGGCCCGCCGTGACGGCCTCGTGCCCGCCGTCGTCTACGGCCACGGCTCTGAGCCCCGCCATGTCCTGCTGCCCGCCCACGCCACCGCCCTGGCTCTGCGCGGCAATGAGAACGCCCTGATCGAGCTGGACATCGACGGCGAGAAGCTGCTCACCCTCACCAAGGCCGTGCAGCGCCACCCCATCCGCCCCGGCGTACAGCACGTCGACTTCCTGCTGGTCAACCGCAACGAGCGCGTTGAGGTTGAGGTCCCCGTGACCGTCATCGGTGAGGCCGAGCCCGGCACCATCCATATGATCGAATCTGCCCACCTGGCCGTCTCCGCCCCCGCCGTCGCTATCCCCGAGGTCGTCGAGGTGGACGTCACCGGCGTGGCTGGCGGCACCATGATCACAGTCGCTGACCTCAAGCTCCCCGAGGGCGTTGAGGCTCTCGCTGACGCCGAGACCGGCGTGGTCAACGTGGCTGACGAGAACGCCGTCACCGCAGAGGCGCCCGAGGCTGCCGCTGAGGCCCCCGCCGCTGAGGCTGAGTGA
- a CDS encoding type I 3-dehydroquinate dehydratase encodes MSQGSGGGNVQGRPVGVAAGVAVADAQVLAAARELLAARGLREPGSPACARPDWWGELLVGGARPVIAVATTGADAVACAAQTQAAQAAGADLVELRADLLAACSAAVAPEALARETLRVVEAVTATTAAVTAGGAVGGAGGMLPVLLTFRTGAEGGGLAVDDAAYAALLGAVLAGLARGVTAVAAVDVELARGCLPQIARQAAAQGIAVVGSSHDFQQVPPDAVLLERLRQMQAGGAQVAKIAVMPAEPEEVVRLLALTVQARAELEVPVVVIGMGELGAITRLQGWRMGSALSFATAGACASAPGQLPVAVVRAAATASGTGVGDAQA; translated from the coding sequence ATGAGTCAAGGTAGCGGCGGCGGGAATGTTCAAGGCAGGCCTGTTGGTGTGGCTGCTGGCGTTGCGGTCGCTGATGCCCAGGTGCTCGCGGCTGCACGTGAGCTGCTCGCGGCGCGGGGCCTGCGCGAGCCGGGCTCCCCTGCTTGCGCCCGTCCGGACTGGTGGGGTGAGCTGCTGGTCGGAGGTGCCCGCCCGGTGATCGCCGTGGCCACCACGGGGGCCGACGCCGTCGCCTGCGCCGCGCAGACCCAGGCCGCGCAGGCGGCTGGGGCAGACCTGGTGGAGTTGCGGGCCGACCTGCTGGCCGCGTGTAGTGCTGCCGTCGCGCCGGAGGCACTGGCCCGCGAGACCTTGCGGGTTGTTGAGGCCGTCACCGCCACCACCGCCGCCGTCACCGCAGGTGGCGCTGTAGGCGGTGCCGGTGGGATGTTGCCAGTGCTACTGACTTTCCGCACCGGTGCCGAAGGCGGCGGCCTGGCGGTAGACGACGCCGCCTACGCCGCACTGCTGGGTGCCGTGCTTGCGGGGCTCGCGCGCGGTGTCACTGCCGTGGCCGCCGTCGACGTCGAGCTAGCGCGCGGCTGCCTGCCGCAGATCGCCCGCCAGGCTGCCGCCCAGGGCATCGCGGTGGTGGGCTCCAGCCACGACTTTCAACAGGTGCCCCCGGACGCGGTGCTGCTGGAGCGGCTGCGGCAGATGCAGGCCGGTGGGGCACAGGTGGCCAAGATCGCCGTCATGCCCGCTGAACCTGAGGAGGTGGTGCGGCTGCTGGCCCTGACCGTGCAGGCCCGCGCCGAGCTGGAGGTGCCGGTGGTGGTCATCGGCATGGGGGAGCTGGGCGCCATCACCCGACTACAGGGATGGCGCATGGGCTCCGCCTTGAGCTTCGCCACCGCTGGGGCCTGCGCCTCCGCGCCCGGGCAGCTGCCTGTTGCGGTCGTGCGGGCTGCCGCCACAGCCAGCGGTACAGGCGTCGGTGACGCCCAGGCGTGA
- a CDS encoding exopolyphosphatase produces MTRVAAIDCGTNTIRLLVADVTRTPDGRVVLEPVERRNQIVRLGQGVDRTGEFDPDALWRTLQAVSGYARKCEELGVQHRRFIATSATRDARNRQAFIDGVLSRLGVEPEVISGQEEARLSFSGSLLGVAPVGGAHLVVDLGGGSTELALGQETPSAAVSLNTGSVRITERFLADGVSAAAEVAARAQVRGLLDEAVKVVDLSTAHCLVGLAGTITTVTSHALGCEGWQPERVSGAVLPVEQVLASCDALLHSTPGEREAMTFLSVGRRDVIAAGALIWSEVVHRVVAATSATSHPVTETVTSAHDILDGIALDLAQRLV; encoded by the coding sequence ATGACTCGGGTCGCTGCGATCGACTGTGGCACTAACACGATCCGTCTGCTTGTCGCTGACGTCACCAGGACCCCCGACGGCAGGGTGGTCCTTGAGCCGGTGGAGCGGCGCAACCAGATCGTCCGCCTAGGGCAGGGGGTGGACCGCACCGGCGAGTTTGACCCCGACGCCCTATGGCGAACCCTGCAGGCCGTCTCCGGCTACGCCCGCAAGTGCGAGGAACTGGGCGTGCAGCACCGGCGCTTTATCGCCACTTCCGCTACCCGCGACGCTCGCAACCGTCAGGCCTTCATAGACGGTGTTCTCTCGCGGCTAGGCGTGGAGCCGGAGGTCATCAGTGGCCAAGAGGAGGCCCGTCTGTCCTTCTCCGGATCCCTACTTGGTGTGGCACCCGTCGGCGGTGCGCACCTGGTGGTGGACTTGGGGGGCGGCTCCACTGAACTGGCCCTCGGGCAGGAGACGCCGAGCGCCGCCGTTAGCTTGAACACCGGCTCTGTGCGCATCACCGAACGTTTCCTGGCCGACGGCGTCTCTGCGGCTGCGGAGGTTGCAGCGCGCGCGCAGGTGCGTGGGCTACTCGATGAGGCCGTGAAGGTAGTGGACTTGTCCACTGCGCACTGCCTGGTGGGGCTAGCTGGCACTATCACCACCGTCACCTCGCACGCCCTGGGCTGTGAGGGCTGGCAGCCTGAGCGCGTCTCCGGGGCCGTGCTCCCGGTGGAGCAGGTGCTGGCCTCTTGCGACGCTCTGTTGCACTCGACCCCGGGTGAGCGTGAAGCTATGACCTTCCTGTCCGTGGGGCGGCGCGATGTGATCGCGGCCGGGGCGCTGATTTGGAGCGAGGTGGTGCATCGGGTCGTGGCGGCCACCTCCGCCACCAGCCACCCGGTGACTGAGACCGTCACCTCCGCGCACGACATACTGGACGGCATTGCCTTGGACTTGGCCCAGCGATTGGTTTGA
- a CDS encoding DUF501 domain-containing protein: MVSPNTDAASAPSTTVSDADLQALQEQLGRVPRGVVGIAARCVCGRPTVVRTAPRLPDGSPFPTSYYLTHPAAVKGCSTLEAEHLMDQLNAELAENPELAAAYARAHQHYLERRAELGSPTEIAGVSAGGMPTRVKCLHALLGHTLAAGPGVNPIGDRTLEILKARGMWDTSRCAC; this comes from the coding sequence CTGGTCAGCCCCAACACTGACGCAGCCTCCGCCCCCAGCACCACAGTGAGTGACGCCGACCTGCAGGCGCTGCAAGAACAGCTCGGACGGGTACCACGCGGCGTCGTCGGCATCGCTGCCCGCTGCGTGTGCGGGCGCCCCACCGTGGTGCGCACCGCTCCCCGCCTCCCTGACGGCTCTCCCTTCCCCACCAGCTACTACCTGACGCACCCCGCTGCAGTGAAAGGCTGCTCTACCCTGGAGGCCGAGCACCTTATGGACCAGCTGAACGCCGAGCTGGCGGAAAACCCCGAGCTGGCGGCCGCATACGCCCGCGCCCACCAGCACTATCTGGAGCGGCGCGCCGAACTGGGCAGCCCCACAGAGATTGCGGGCGTCAGCGCTGGCGGCATGCCCACTCGCGTCAAGTGCCTGCACGCCCTGCTGGGGCACACGCTGGCAGCTGGCCCCGGCGTGAACCCCATCGGGGACCGCACCCTGGAAATCCTCAAGGCACGCGGCATGTGGGACACATCTCGCTGCGCCTGTTGA
- a CDS encoding FtsB family cell division protein yields the protein MSPRRPAPARPGNRLGTSRRAPGTKASPAAKTTRRETSARPADAEHNSKRTPTTVRTATSPGRLRIGGNSGFTVSYRLVTLVLVLAFAAMIVGPAARQFLIQRAEYADAKKELAKAQATQSALAQELAKWDDDAYARSQARERLGYVMPGETSYVVVGAEELETKQNTDGDASPSQSAEPWYVTLTDSVREASRPRPTASPTATPAPSGTPTTPATSTAPTVPTLAPTEGPSTQETP from the coding sequence GTGAGCCCCCGCCGCCCAGCACCAGCCCGCCCCGGCAACCGCCTGGGTACGAGCCGCCGTGCGCCCGGCACCAAAGCTTCCCCGGCAGCCAAGACAACCCGCCGGGAGACCAGTGCCCGTCCAGCCGACGCTGAGCACAACAGCAAACGAACCCCCACCACTGTTAGAACCGCCACAAGCCCCGGACGCCTCCGCATTGGCGGCAACTCTGGCTTCACTGTCTCCTACCGACTGGTGACCTTGGTGCTCGTTCTCGCTTTCGCCGCCATGATCGTGGGGCCCGCAGCCCGCCAGTTCCTGATACAGCGCGCCGAATACGCCGACGCCAAGAAAGAACTCGCAAAAGCCCAGGCCACCCAGTCCGCCCTAGCGCAAGAACTCGCCAAATGGGATGACGACGCCTACGCCCGCTCCCAAGCTCGCGAGCGCCTAGGCTACGTGATGCCCGGTGAGACCAGCTACGTCGTCGTTGGGGCGGAGGAGCTGGAGACCAAGCAGAACACCGACGGCGACGCCAGCCCCAGCCAGTCAGCTGAGCCCTGGTATGTGACGCTAACCGACTCCGTGCGCGAAGCCTCCCGCCCCCGGCCCACAGCCAGCCCGACGGCCACCCCCGCCCCCAGTGGCACACCCACCACCCCGGCAACCTCCACAGCCCCCACCGTCCCAACCCTTGCCCCCACTGAAGGCCCCAGCACCCAGGAGACGCCGTGA
- the eno gene encoding phosphopyruvate hydratase, producing the protein MALIEDVHAREILDSRGNPTLEVEILLEDGASARAAVPSGASTGAFEAVELRDGDKSRYLGKGVEKAVANVNEIIAPEIIGFDAADQRGLDQLMIELDGTPNKGKLGANAILGVSLAAASASAESAGLDLFQYVGGPNAHVLPVPMMNIMNGGSHADSNVDIQEFMIAPIGAKTFREALRMGAEVYHSLKSVVKGRGLSTGLGDEGGFAPNLDSNREALELIVEAIEKAGYKPGADVALAMDVASTEFFDEKTKTYKFEGEARDNAFMVDYYEKLITDFPIVSIEDPLSEDEWDDWKALTDKIGDRVQIVGDDFFVTNPERLAKGIQMGAANALLVKVNQIGSLTETLEAVEMAHRAGYKSMTSHRSGETEDVTIADLAVATNSGQIKTGAPARGERINKYNQLLRIEETLGEAAVYAGPSAFPRFKA; encoded by the coding sequence GTGGCCCTCATTGAAGACGTTCACGCCCGCGAAATCCTCGACTCCCGCGGCAACCCCACCCTTGAGGTGGAAATCCTGCTTGAGGACGGTGCCTCCGCCCGCGCAGCGGTCCCCTCCGGTGCCTCCACCGGCGCCTTCGAAGCCGTGGAGCTGCGCGACGGCGACAAGTCCCGCTACCTCGGCAAGGGCGTTGAGAAGGCCGTTGCCAACGTCAACGAGATCATCGCCCCCGAGATTATCGGTTTCGACGCCGCCGACCAGCGCGGCCTGGACCAGCTCATGATCGAGCTGGACGGCACCCCCAACAAGGGCAAGCTTGGTGCCAACGCCATCCTCGGCGTCTCCCTGGCTGCCGCCTCTGCCTCCGCCGAGTCCGCCGGCCTGGACCTGTTCCAGTACGTCGGTGGCCCAAACGCCCATGTCTTGCCTGTCCCGATGATGAACATCATGAACGGTGGCTCCCACGCTGACTCCAACGTGGACATCCAGGAGTTCATGATCGCCCCCATCGGCGCCAAGACCTTCCGTGAGGCCCTGCGCATGGGCGCCGAGGTCTACCACTCCCTCAAGAGCGTTGTTAAGGGCCGGGGCCTGTCCACTGGCCTGGGTGACGAGGGTGGCTTCGCCCCTAACCTCGACTCCAACCGTGAGGCCCTGGAGCTGATCGTCGAAGCCATCGAGAAGGCTGGCTACAAGCCCGGCGCCGACGTCGCCCTGGCCATGGACGTCGCCTCCACCGAGTTCTTCGACGAGAAGACCAAAACCTACAAGTTTGAGGGCGAGGCCCGCGACAACGCCTTCATGGTGGACTACTACGAGAAGCTCATCACCGACTTCCCGATTGTCTCCATCGAGGACCCGCTCTCCGAGGACGAGTGGGATGATTGGAAGGCCCTGACCGACAAGATCGGCGATCGCGTACAGATCGTCGGCGACGACTTCTTCGTCACCAACCCCGAGCGCCTCGCCAAGGGTATCCAGATGGGTGCCGCCAACGCCCTGCTGGTCAAGGTCAACCAGATCGGCTCCCTCACCGAGACCCTGGAGGCCGTGGAGATGGCCCACCGCGCTGGCTACAAGTCCATGACCTCCCACCGCTCCGGTGAGACCGAGGACGTCACCATCGCCGACTTGGCCGTAGCCACCAACTCCGGCCAGATCAAGACCGGTGCCCCCGCTCGTGGTGAGCGCATCAACAAGTACAACCAGCTCCTGCGCATCGAGGAGACCCTGGGTGAGGCCGCCGTCTACGCTGGCCCCTCCGCCTTCCCCCGCTTCAAGGCCTGA
- the mfd gene encoding transcription-repair coupling factor yields MRLTALLPLLLDDPEVASLVEASARPARTDRAVVVAPGARPAVLAAMALGADGVARLASEAGPPQQAGAADDATHLLVVTATGREAEELAAALTCYLPEHDVAVFPAWETLPHERLSPRADTVATRLAVLRRLAHPEDAQLATDPSTAAALGPIRVLIVPVRALLAPVIAGLGELEPIHLAPGVTVNLEETTRRLVGAAYTRVDMVESRGEFAVRGGILDLFPPTSSRPVRVDFFGDEIEEVSSFSVTDQRSIEPLSSVTATACRELRLSNTVRQRAAKLASQVPGAADMLEKIAQGQVVEGMESLAPVLVDQMVPLLDLVGERLVVLSEPERVRKRAEDLVSTTKEFLAAAWTSAASGGKAPVDLSAAAFAHLAEARALALSTNRGWWAFTALKASPEMTELPLRDPTAYRGRLEEAVQDLGKLAREGWSVVVATDGPGPGRRMAQLLGDGEVPARIVTDLTEPTQLRGPNAPDGAGGADGVVRVTQATAGHGFMAPSAKLALLAESDLTGRAATSPRERKSMPARRSRKSVDPLSLRPGDLVVHAQHGVGRFLELMRRSVGSAGSTASREYLVIEYAPSKRGQPGDRLLVPTDSLDQVSKYVGGESPALNKMGGADWQKTKSKARKAVREIAAELVRLYSARSAAAGHAFGPDTPWQAELEEAFPYTETPDQLATIEDVKKDMESPQPMDRLICGDVGYGKTEIAVRAAFKAVQDGKQVAVLVPTTLLVSQHAETFSERYAGFPVRVAQLSRFQSDRESREVLDGLASGSIDVVVGTHRLITGQVRFKDLGLVVIDEEQRFGVEHKETLKALRTDVDVLSMSATPIPRTLEMAVTGLREMSTLATPPEDRHPILTYVGAYEAKQVGAAIRRELLRDGQVFFVHNKVEDIDAVAARLAQQVPEARIATAHGQMNEGQLERVIDDFWHKEVDVLVCTTIVETGLDVSNANTLIVDRADRMGLSQLHQLRGRVGRGRERAYAYFLYPADKPLTETALERLRTIATNTDLGAGMQVAMKDLEIRGAGNLLGGEQSGHIAGVGFDLYVRMVSEAVSAYKKALRVGAGSAGADDAALAAGRAEAEIDAELRVELPVDATIPKDYVPHERLRLEAYTKFAAARSQEDVADVLEELADRYGPVPEAVSRLAALARLRALAAGLGVREIVAQGRSVRFAPVTLAESARMRATRLYPGTVLKPATRTIVVPAPGSARMGGGAVEGQELLRWAEVLLRAVVAGEADYELEAAKYRKRR; encoded by the coding sequence TGGTGGCTCCGGGCGCCCGCCCTGCCGTCCTGGCGGCCATGGCCCTGGGAGCCGACGGCGTCGCGCGGCTGGCCAGCGAGGCCGGACCACCCCAACAGGCCGGTGCCGCAGACGACGCCACCCACCTGCTTGTGGTCACCGCTACCGGCAGAGAGGCTGAGGAGCTCGCAGCCGCCCTGACCTGCTACCTGCCAGAACACGACGTCGCCGTCTTCCCCGCTTGGGAGACCCTGCCCCATGAGCGCCTCTCACCACGGGCAGACACTGTGGCCACCCGCCTGGCCGTGCTGCGCCGTCTAGCCCACCCCGAGGATGCGCAACTGGCCACCGACCCCAGCACCGCAGCGGCCCTTGGCCCTATCCGTGTGCTGATCGTCCCCGTGCGTGCCCTGCTAGCGCCCGTGATCGCGGGCCTGGGCGAGCTGGAGCCGATCCACTTGGCTCCCGGAGTCACCGTCAACCTGGAGGAGACCACCCGCCGTCTGGTGGGGGCTGCATACACCCGGGTGGACATGGTGGAGAGCCGCGGCGAGTTCGCGGTGCGCGGCGGTATCTTGGACTTGTTCCCGCCTACCAGTTCCCGGCCCGTGCGCGTGGACTTCTTCGGGGACGAGATCGAGGAGGTCTCCAGCTTCTCGGTCACCGACCAGCGCAGTATCGAGCCCCTATCCTCCGTGACCGCAACCGCCTGTCGAGAACTGCGCCTCAGCAACACCGTACGCCAGCGCGCTGCCAAGCTGGCCAGCCAGGTACCCGGGGCCGCCGACATGCTGGAGAAGATCGCCCAGGGCCAAGTGGTGGAAGGCATGGAGTCCCTAGCCCCCGTGCTGGTGGACCAGATGGTGCCGCTGCTGGACCTGGTGGGGGAGCGCCTGGTGGTCCTGAGCGAGCCGGAGCGGGTCCGCAAGCGCGCCGAGGACCTGGTGTCCACCACCAAAGAGTTCCTAGCCGCGGCCTGGACCAGCGCCGCCAGCGGCGGCAAGGCTCCCGTAGACCTGTCTGCCGCAGCCTTCGCCCACCTAGCGGAGGCACGTGCACTGGCCCTGTCCACCAACCGCGGCTGGTGGGCCTTCACCGCCCTGAAGGCCTCCCCGGAGATGACCGAGCTGCCCCTGCGTGACCCCACCGCCTACCGGGGTCGGCTAGAGGAAGCCGTGCAGGACCTGGGAAAGCTGGCCCGTGAGGGCTGGAGTGTGGTCGTGGCCACTGACGGCCCCGGCCCGGGCCGCCGCATGGCCCAGCTACTCGGCGACGGGGAGGTTCCCGCCCGCATTGTCACTGACCTCACTGAGCCTACCCAGCTACGTGGCCCCAACGCTCCCGACGGTGCAGGTGGCGCCGACGGCGTCGTGCGCGTGACCCAAGCCACCGCTGGGCATGGCTTCATGGCCCCCAGCGCCAAACTGGCCCTCTTGGCCGAGTCCGATCTGACCGGCCGGGCTGCCACCAGCCCCCGCGAGCGCAAGTCCATGCCTGCGCGCCGTTCCCGCAAAAGCGTGGACCCACTCTCCCTGCGTCCCGGAGACCTGGTGGTCCACGCCCAGCATGGCGTCGGCCGTTTCCTGGAACTCATGCGCCGTTCGGTGGGCTCTGCAGGCTCCACTGCCAGCCGGGAGTACCTGGTCATCGAGTACGCCCCCTCCAAGCGCGGCCAGCCCGGTGACCGGCTGCTCGTCCCCACCGACTCCCTGGACCAGGTCAGCAAGTATGTGGGTGGCGAGTCCCCGGCCTTGAACAAAATGGGTGGCGCGGACTGGCAGAAAACCAAGTCCAAGGCCCGCAAAGCTGTGCGGGAGATCGCCGCGGAGCTGGTGCGCCTTTACTCCGCCCGTTCTGCCGCCGCCGGGCATGCCTTCGGCCCCGACACTCCCTGGCAGGCCGAGTTGGAGGAGGCCTTCCCCTACACGGAGACCCCCGACCAGCTGGCCACCATCGAGGACGTCAAGAAGGACATGGAGTCCCCCCAGCCCATGGACCGCCTCATCTGCGGGGACGTCGGCTACGGCAAGACGGAGATCGCTGTGCGTGCCGCTTTCAAGGCCGTCCAGGACGGCAAGCAGGTGGCGGTGCTGGTGCCTACTACCCTGCTGGTCAGCCAGCATGCGGAGACCTTCTCCGAGCGCTATGCGGGCTTCCCGGTGCGTGTGGCCCAGCTTTCCCGCTTCCAGTCGGATAGGGAGTCCCGGGAGGTTCTGGATGGCCTGGCCTCCGGCAGCATCGACGTCGTCGTCGGAACCCACCGCCTGATAACCGGGCAGGTCCGCTTCAAGGACCTGGGCCTGGTGGTGATCGACGAGGAGCAGCGCTTCGGTGTCGAGCACAAGGAGACCCTCAAGGCCCTGCGCACGGATGTGGACGTGCTGTCCATGTCCGCCACCCCCATCCCCCGCACCCTGGAGATGGCCGTGACCGGCCTGCGCGAAATGTCCACCCTGGCCACACCGCCAGAGGACCGCCACCCTATCCTCACCTACGTAGGCGCCTATGAGGCCAAACAGGTTGGTGCCGCCATTCGCCGCGAGCTGCTGCGCGACGGGCAGGTGTTTTTCGTGCACAACAAGGTGGAGGACATCGACGCCGTTGCCGCGCGCCTGGCCCAGCAGGTCCCCGAGGCGCGCATCGCCACCGCCCACGGGCAGATGAACGAGGGCCAGTTGGAGCGCGTCATCGACGATTTCTGGCACAAGGAGGTTGACGTGCTGGTCTGCACCACCATCGTGGAGACCGGCCTAGACGTTTCGAACGCTAACACCCTGATCGTGGACCGTGCCGACCGCATGGGCTTAAGCCAACTCCACCAGCTGCGCGGGCGCGTGGGCCGGGGCCGGGAGCGCGCCTACGCCTACTTCCTTTACCCCGCAGACAAGCCGCTGACCGAGACCGCCCTAGAGCGTCTGCGCACCATCGCCACCAACACGGACCTGGGGGCGGGCATGCAGGTGGCCATGAAGGACCTGGAGATCCGGGGCGCCGGGAACCTCCTGGGCGGTGAGCAGTCCGGGCATATCGCCGGGGTGGGATTCGACCTGTACGTCCGCATGGTCTCCGAGGCGGTCAGCGCCTACAAGAAGGCCCTGCGCGTGGGCGCGGGCAGTGCAGGGGCTGACGACGCCGCCCTGGCGGCAGGGCGTGCCGAGGCGGAGATCGACGCGGAGCTGCGCGTCGAACTGCCCGTGGACGCCACCATCCCCAAGGACTATGTGCCCCATGAGCGGCTGCGCCTGGAGGCCTACACCAAGTTCGCCGCCGCCCGCAGCCAGGAGGACGTCGCCGACGTGCTGGAGGAGCTGGCTGACCGCTACGGGCCGGTGCCGGAGGCCGTCTCGCGCCTGGCCGCCCTGGCGCGTTTGCGGGCGCTCGCGGCTGGTCTGGGGGTGCGGGAGATCGTGGCGCAGGGCCGCTCCGTGCGCTTCGCCCCCGTGACGCTGGCGGAGTCCGCGCGCATGCGTGCCACCCGCCTGTACCCGGGCACAGTGCTTAAGCCCGCCACCCGCACCATCGTGGTACCTGCCCCTGGCTCGGCCCGCATGGGTGGGGGAGCCGTGGAGGGTCAGGAGTTGCTGCGCTGGGCTGAGGTACTGCTGCGGGCGGTGGTGGCCGGTGAGGCGGATTACGAGTTGGAGGCTGCCAAATACCGTAAGCGGCGGTAA